In Vitis riparia cultivar Riparia Gloire de Montpellier isolate 1030 chromosome 19, EGFV_Vit.rip_1.0, whole genome shotgun sequence, the following proteins share a genomic window:
- the LOC117909286 gene encoding putative disease resistance protein RGA3: protein MADQIPFGVVEHILTKLGSKAFQEIGSMYGVPKEMTKLNGKLGTIKAVLLDAEEKQQQQSNRAVKDWVRKLNGVVYDADDLLDDYATHYLKRGGLARQVSDFFSSENQVAFRLNMSHRLKDIKERIDAIEKEIRMLNLIPRGTVHTRVESSWRETHSFVLTSEILGREENKEEIIGKLLSSKGEEKLSVVAIVGIGGLGKTTLAKLVYNDERVVNHFEFKIWACISDDSGDGFDVNMWIKKILKSLNVGDAESLETMKTKLHEKISQKRYLLVLDDVWNQNPQQWDDVRTLLMVGAIGSKIVVTTRKPRVASLMGDNFPINLKGLDENDSWRLFSKIAFKDGEKDVHTNITQIGKEIAKMCKGVPLIIKSLAMILQFKREPGQWLSIRNNENLLSLGDENENVLGVLKLSYDNLPTHLRQCFTYCALFPKDYEVEKKLVVQLWIAQGYIQSSNDNNGQLEDIGDQYFEELLSRSLLEKAGTKMYKMHDLIHDLAQSIAGSEILVLRSDVNNIPEEARHVSLFEEVNPMIKALKGKPVRTFLNFCEDSYEDSTIVNSFFPSFMCLRALSLNGMEVKKVPECLGKLSHLRYLDLSYNDFKVLPNAITRLKNLQTLKLASCRRLKRIPDNIGELINLRHLENSRCHDLTHMPHGIGKLTLLQSLPLFVVGNDIGLRNHKIGSLSELKGLNQLRGGLWIRNFQNVRDVELVSKGEILKEKQYLQSLRLEWNRWGQDGGDEGDKSVMEDLQPHPHLKDIFIEGYGGTEFPSWMMNDGLGSLFPYLIEIEISGCSRCKILPPFSQLPSLKSLSLHDMKEVVSFNAASLPRLEELSLRGVRAKVLRQFMFVSASSSLKSLSICEIDGMISLPEEPLQYVSTLETLYIVECSGLATLLHWMGSLSSLTELIIYDCSELTSLPEEIYSLQKLQTFYFCDYPHLEERYNKETGTDRAKIAHIPHVRFNSDSYMLMMCG, encoded by the coding sequence ATGGCTGACCAAATTCCATTCGGTGTTGTGGAGCACATTTTGACCAAGTTGGGGTCCAAGGCGTTTCAAGAAATTGGATCCATGTATGGTGTTCCAAAGGAGATGACCAAGCTCAATGGGAAACTGGGCACCATCAAGGCTGTGCTTTTGGATGCTGAGGagaagcagcagcagcagaGCAATCGTGCAGTCAAAGATTGGGTCCGGAAGCTCAACGGCGTTGTTTATGACGCAGATGACTTGCTGGATGACTATGCAACCCATTATCTGAAGCGAGGAGGGTTGGCAAGGCAGGTCAGTGACTTCTTCTCATCTGAAAATCAAGTTGCTTTTCGTTTAAACATGAGTCATAGACTCAAGGATATCAAAGAAAGGATAGATGctattgaaaaagaaatccGCATGTTAAATCTTATTCCACGGGGCACAGTACACACTCGGGTAGAGAGTAGTTGGAGAGAGACCCATTCATTCGTGTTAACATCTGAAATTctaggaagagaagaaaacaaagaggagATAATAGGGAAGTTGTTGTCGTCCAAGGGTGAAGAAAAGCTTTCGGTTGTTGCCATTGTAGGCATTGGGGGGTTGGGTAAGACCACCCTTGCTAAATTGGTATACAATGATGAAAGAGTGGTCAATCATTTTGAGTTTAAGATATGGGCTTGCATTTCCGATGATTCTGGTGATGGTTTTGATGTTAATATGTggatcaaaaaaattttaaaatctctgAATGTTGGGGATGCTGAAAGTCTGGAGACTATGAAAACTAAGCTTCATgaaaaaataagtcaaaagaGGTACTTGCTAGTCCTCGATGATGTTTGGAATCAAAATCCTCAACAATGGGATGACGTGAGAACTTTATTAATGGTTGGGGCTATTGGTAGTAAAATTGTAGTAACCACCAGAAAACCTAGAGTTGCATCACTCATGGGAGATAATTTTCCAATTAATTTGAAAGGTCTTGATGAAAACGATTCTTGGAGGTTGTTTTCAAAAATCGCATTTAAAGATGGAGAGAAGGATGTGCATACAAACATCACCcaaattggaaaagaaattgcAAAAATGTGTAAGGGAGTTCCTCTCATTATTAAGTCTTTAGCAATGATATTGCAGTTTAAAAGAGAACCGGGGCAGTGGTTGTCTATTagaaacaatgaaaatttgCTGTCACTCGGagatgaaaatgagaatgttCTAGGGGTGCTGAAATTAAGTTATGATAATTTGCCAACTCATTTGAGACAATGTTTTACATATTGTGCTTTATTTCCAAAAGACTATGAGGTTGAGAAAAAGTTGGTGGTACAACTATGGATAGCACAAGGTTATATTCAATCTTCAAATGATAATAATGGGCAATTAGAGGATATAGGGGATCAATATTTTGAGGAATTATTGTCAAGGTCATTGTTGGAGAAGGCGGGAACCAAAATGTATAAAATGCATGACCTTATACATGATCTTGCACAATCAATTGCAGGATCTGAGATCCTTGTTTTAAGAAGTGATGTAAATAACATTCCAGAAGAAGCTCGTCATGTATCATTGTTTGAAGAGGTAAATCCTATGATAAAGGCTTTAAAGGGAAAACCCGTAAGGACCTTTCTGAacttttgtgaagattcttATGAAGATAGTACAAttgtaaattcattttttccGAGTTTCATGTGTTTACGTGCATTGAGTTTAAATGGTATGGAGGTAAAGAAGGTGCCAGAGTGTTTAGGCAAATTGAGTCATTTAAGGTATCTTGATCTTTCCTACAATGATTTTAAGGTACTTCCAAATGCTATTACAAGGTTAAAGAATTTGCAAACACTAAAACTCGCAAGCTGTCGAAGATTAAAAAGAATTCCAGACAATATAGGAGAATTGATCAATCTTCGACACTTGGAGAATAGTAGATGTCATGACTTGACTCATATGCCACATGGAATCGGCAAGTTGACTTTACTTCAAAGTCTACCATTGTTTGTGGTTGGGAATGACATAGGGTTAAGGAATCACAAAATTGGTAGCTTGAGTGAATTGAAAGGCCTTAACCAACTAAGAGGAGGGTTATGGATAAGAAATTTTCAAAACGTGAGGGATGTTGAACTGGTATCCAAGGgggaaattttgaaagaaaaacaatatctTCAGTCCTTGAGATTGGAATGGAATCGGTGGGGCCAAGATGGGGGGGATGAGGGTGATAAGTCAGTGATGGAAGACCTTCAACCACACCCACACCTAAAGGATATCTTTATAGAAGGTTATGGAGGTACGGAGTTTCCAAGTTGGATGATGAATGATGGGTTGGGTTCCCTGTTTCCCTAcctaattgaaattgaaatttcggGATGTTCAAGATGCAAAATTCTGCCACCCTTTTCTCAACTCCCTTCTCTCAAGTCTTTGAGTCTTCATGATATGAAAGAAGTGGTATCCTTCAATGCGGCATCATTACCTCGTCTTGAGGAACTAAGCCTGCGTGGAGTCAGAGCAAAGGTACTGAGGCAGTTCATGTTTGTCtctgcttcttcttcattgaagtCTCTGAGTATATGCGAGATTGATGGTATGATATCTCTCCCAGAGGAGCCGCTTCAATATGTTTCCACTCTCGAAACTCTCTACATTGTTGAGTGCTCTGGTTTGGCAACATTACTGCACTGGATGGGCAGCCTTTCCTCGCTTACGGaac